The genomic window TTTTGTCCATCCTCTGGTccttgttataaaaaaataaaaatcagtttttaggttcaatgaaaaattaatgtatgtgactaaatacatcaattttccaataaattaaaaaagtaatttctACTTATAATAGTGATTGGAAGGTGTACTACCTaacctattttttttgttacaagggAGAAAGTATATTACCTCACAAATACCATGTTTCTAAATTCTACCGGTCCACCTCTGTCAAgttaatttgtttaaaataatatgataaaagttTGGATTTACtctatttatgtatttttttttatttattgttactCCCTCggtacaaaattaattaatatataagttgttatgagaaaaaaatttatactaaaTTATAAAGTCGCTTTACAATATCAATAaagtatttaatattattttttctattacaCCTTTAACCAGGGTTGTTAAAATCACGATTTAAAACGTAAAATCATAGTTTTTTAGTTTCTAGGTAGCAATTTCCGGTTAAATCGATGGTATAATCGTTTTGGGTAAAATTGTGAACTGACACGATTTTGAACGATTTAAATCGTGGTAAAATCGGTGAAATCGTGTAAAATTTAattaccttattaatataaattcataatttttaagagaaatagataaattaaattcataatttatattacctccgtctctaattataagaccttttttgaccactgcacgtacacaattttgatcactaatatctttaattgtctattagtaaaaattataaaaatttaatattttgaaaatactcatcaaaacaaattgaacaacatcttatatgataatatttacatttatatattattcaaaaaatacgatcaaaacaagataaatgaatattttgtcAACCAGGGTTTTATAACTAGGGACCGAGGTAGTAAGAGAAATAGATACAAATAATTACCTTATTAATAGAGTCCACTTAATAAAATTGATCTCACTAATCTACCACAACCATTTAAGATAGATAAATTGAAGAAACTGGATATGACGGATAGGGACAGTTGGAGCAGCAGCTCTTCATAGTTGGTCCCTATACATAAATATTCATGTGCAAACTTAACATCACAACAAACATTTGCCATGCATGATAAACATTGGATACTCGTTTCGAGAACATGCATATCCCCTCCGTgataatatataagcaaaagttatatttttaggttcattgcataTTTATTGTATCTGGTTTATATTATAAgacagatacattaaatatgtaatgaatctaaaaagttattttttgcttatatattgtcacggagTAGTACATTAAATACTCTCTCTTATTGTGTAGTACATGTTGTTTAATGGGACAAATTAAACAGAAACTGATAAGAAATGAATGACGAGCGAGTACCCActtagagctgtaaaaagggccttaaggggccggccctttaaggggcggacccacttatttctgattattaattttatttaaattttaaacacagtttttttagggtgccgatcgtggacagtgctgattgaagaaaaagagaataagttcacgacactagaaaaattgtttaaaatctaaataaaattaataatcaggaataagtgggtccgccccttaaagggccgaccccttaaggccctttttacagctctaactCGATCACATTCCTCcatcaaaatttaattattatttattttctagtCCTGTGATGATTCATCATGATTTTGCAGAAGCTACACTCTGTAGCTTTTAAAAAATTGGTAGATCATCGTAATTCTGACATACACGTCGTAATACTGAgcactaaaattaaaattcaaacacaTTAAATACAGAAAAGTTAAGATTAAAAGTTTGAAGTTGAAGTTTCGTGAACTTAGCTTAGTTTGGTAGAGACGtcacatatattatataaaagtCAGAGTTCGAAacccggacactccacttaatCACacttaaggtggaatttctagccgccatcttaaaactaaaatttatgAGTTGAAATTTATGAGTTGAAATTTTTGAAGTTGAAATTTCTACcggacaaaaataaaatataaaaaaaagtttgaagttGAAATTTATGAGTAACGTCCTCCAAATAGTATTTTAATATCTTTAAcaaattgttttgtttaataTGGGATGAATAGTCTTGCAGTTTAGGTACTTGTCACGGTCTCATCTTTTGTTCACTCACTTGTTTGTGGAGGATTAAGTTCCACGAATGAAGGGtccattatttttataaacactttttttttaagattctttttgtttcaaattgctacttaaaaagaaaagttgttaTTTAGTTCTCATTGAGAAGAAGATAAggcagagagagaaagagatgaGAGTTGCAGTTGTTGGTGGTGGAATTAGTGGATTGGTTTCAGCTTATGTTTTAGTAAAAGCTGGAATCAATGTGGTTCTCTATGAGAAAGAAGATTATTTGGGAGGACATGCAAAAACTGTTAATGCTGATGGTGTTGATTTGGACCTTGGTTTCATGGTCTTCAATAGGGTAATTTAATTCATTCATTAATcacttatttttttctaaatttgttgttgttaattgtCCATAATTCATTGAGGATTTTATTTAGGTATGTTATAACTATTGTTGTATAAGTGAAGATTGAacttaaaaatttaagttttgtTTCAACATTAGCATCACATTATCCAAAACAGTGAAATGGAAGCTTttaggattttctttttcttttaaaagaaGTTATTACAATTATCtagtttttatatttcttttctttttaggtttgtaaccaaaaaaaaaaaaactatgttgtTTATGATGCAATGTGAATTTGTTGTGAATTGAATAGCACCATGGCATGGCCTCTTATTAAGCTCTTTGTAGTGTGTATTACTAGGTCTAGAGAGAAGAACATTAATCACAAGAGTATAATTTTGAATTAAGGAATATTTTATTCATCTTCATAATTTTGAATAGAGTGCGTATTATTTTACTAGTTCTATCCAGTTGTTTAACTGTACTATGTTAACCATTATATTAACTAGTGCCTTAAAACACTGGAATTGAATTGAATGCAGTCAAACCGCATGCAGTCGGTCATTTAGAAACGTCTGATTAAGATTAGACGGTTTAgatcttaaaataatttttttttgtttaacatAAAATTCTGAAATGATATATTGACCGTCTAATTTTGATCAAACATCCTAAAATCAACTGACTGCAGCGTTTTGCGACTTTATAGAATCCCGGTCCTTAAAACACTGGTGTAgttaagagaagaaaaaaattattaaaaataatatttttaatatattttcaaaaattaattgcaCAAATTTCGAAAtaacttttattatatttaatttttgtaactAATCGCTTGAGCAGtagttaatatttttctaattATTAGTAACATTTATGCAGTACATGgtaattactaattactaattagaGATCATGCGAGTTcctgatatttttatttatttatcttaaaaaataaatttctaactATACTAGATgtcgaatttttttttactactacTTAGAGAACTTTTGATTCGGCTTTCATTAGTAGCGCATTTGTACTTTCTTCTAGCGTTATGTTAGGAAGCatttactgtcaaaaaaaaaaaatgttaggaAGCATTTGTACTTTCTGGTGTTGTATTAGGAAGCATGTGTTAAGGTGATTGAGTGATATGTTAATGTGTTGAGCATGAGTTCAACTCTTACATTACATGCACCAGTTTTTGCCcaccaaaaataattattaggaAGCATGTGAACTTTCTAGTATTATCATaggaaattattttttatattaggcAGTCGTGCTAGGATTTTACCTTTTAAAGGTAAATAAGTAGAGTATTTACGTTTGAATAATGGTTCCGGTAAATAAAATGTGGTATTCTTATCAACCGAGATAGGTTGACTTGTATTATAAAAAAcgtgattttagatttttttttatttttttataaaaaaactactttttgtttacaatagtgaaaattattttatttaaaataaattattcaaaatgaTTTATGGAGAAGTTACTCAAAATAGTCTCTtctttgaaacaatttttagatttttttaagatagtcatttaaaaaaaaaaaactgtaacaAATAGAGAAAAACTTTTAAATGTGATATTGTTTAGAAAACCAATTTATTTAGAAAATCACTTGATGACAGAACTGATATTATTCTTAATTAATATGAATACGACACTCTAAGACAATAAATGAAGTCTTCCTTTCAAGGGCTAGAGATATCTTTTATTTAGGGTCTGTTGGGAGGGATTTTTAGGGctacatttatattttaaaatgtatttgatatttaaaatcATGTTCTTCAATACTTCAATGACCATTAATTGATTTAAGAGAAAAGTAAATTTTcctctcccctcccctccatccaaacacacccttagagATATTTTAGGGCTTATAAGAACCATAGAATTTAAATCCACAGCAAAAGTTGGCCTATGGACCCCCACCAAGTGGTCCTGGCGTGACAGTTCCTTCttagaaatatagcattaatCCTCTTGgatgaaatatattttagttaAGATAATGCTACTCACAATTCTTAGGACAGTTATATAAATTATACACTCTTCTTAAGCTTAATTTTGAAATGTATCaacaaaatcttgaaattttcTCTATTTAAACTACATTATTGTAAACCAACATGGTGTGACACAAGTGCTAGATACCTGGTCCCTTTAACTATTTGGTTCAGGGTTCGATCAGTGTCGATGCCTATGGAAATATATCAAGTGTATTATGAagtgattataaatttataacaaTGGTATTGTGAGGAAATTGACAATGTAATATGGACAATTGAACAGGTGACATATCCCAACATGATGGAATTCTTTGAGAGTCTTGGCGTCGAAATGGAATTATCAGACATGTCATTTTCCGTCAGCCTAGACAAAGGTCGCGGCTGCGAATGGGGAAGTAGAAATGGTTTGTCTGGCTTGTTCTCGCAGAAGAGAAATGTATTGAATCCTTACTTTTGGCAAATGATTAGAGAAATCATCAAATTCAAAGATGATGTTATAAGGCAAGTTCATGCTAGTACAAGTTCTTAATTATTCTGTATGTGTTTGATTATTTGCGAActgagaagtaacaaataatatattgatgCAGTTATATTGATATGTTTGAGAACAACCAGGATATTGAGCACAATGAGTCTCTGGGGGAATTTCTCAAGTCAAGGGGTTACTCAGATTTATTTGTGAAAGCCTATCTTGTGAGTTCAATTACATATGACCTACTAGGTCAAATGCATTCAGGGTTCTTTAAGTTTTGTGTTTGTAACAGTTAAGTCGTTTAAGTTGGAAGAAGAGTAACGGTGCAACAAGTTAGAAACTTAAAGGACCgatttgttacctaaaaaacttaaaggacctaaCTGTTACAAACGTGAAACTTAAAGGACTTCTGGATGCATTTGGCTTATATATATTAAGAcgggtttttttgttttctctataaatattaTCTGTTTTTGTTAAGTGTACATTTGTGACATTAAACAACTGTAGATTCCAATTTGTGGTTCTATTTGGTCATGCTCTTCTGAAGGAGTTTTGAGCTTTTCTGCTTACTCAGTTCTCTCATTCTGTCGCAATCACTATCTACTTCAGGTACTAAGACAAACAATTGAATCTCTTCAAGATTTCTGTAGTGATTATTATCCAAATAAGTTCATGATTAGTTATTGATTCACTTGGTCTGCTTTGCAGCTCTTCGGCAGACCACAGTGGCTAACGGTCAAATGGCGCTCGCAAAATTATGTTAAGAAGGTGCTATttattgattatgatgatgctaaGTTTGAAATTTATTCCTAAGCTATACTATATTACTTAAACTTTAGATTGAAGGTGTGTCTGGTGGTTGACACGTATCAATGTATGTCAGACACCAAAATATGTGATTACATTCGATCACTTctattttcattaattattaCCGGTGTTTACGAGTCAGTGCTGGACTGTTAGTGCCGTATCACGGTATCAGTGTCTGCTGTCAGCTTAAGCTATAAATCAAACTTTCCACATTAACTATTTGTTGCATAAAAAATCAGGTTAAAGAAGAGCTTCAGAGTAATGGTAGTCAAATAATAACTAATTCTGAGGTGGAATTGGTTTCAGCAACTGAAAAAGGTGAGTAAGTAAAAGCAACTATTGTTACTCGTTCAATTCCTTCCTCTTTAGAAAAGGAAAGTAAATTCAACGGTGTTCTAGTATCGactattgaaattttttgcaGGATGTGTTGTGTCCTGCAAAGATGGTTCTGAAGAAAAGTATGATGGATGCATATTGGCAGTACATGCACCTGATGCTTTGAGATTATTAGGAGTTGAAGCGACATATGACGAGAGAAGAATTATTGGCGCTTTTCAATATGCATATAGGTAAAATCCATATTAATATGAAGAAAGTCTTTTGTTGTTTATATCCAAATGTATAATTATTCGTTCTTTGATCTGTATTGGCAGTGATATTTATCTTCATCGCGATAAAAATTTGATGCCGCAAAACCCAGCAGCATGGAGTGCTTGGAATTTTCTTGGAAGTAACAACGACAAAGTTTGTGTCACATACTGGCTAAACATTCTTCAGGTTGGTAACATTGCCGTAATTAAAAATGCATTCTTCATAGTGATATATCATGTGTATTAAGTAGGTGATTAGTATTGATTATAATTTGCAGAATATTGAAGAAGCAGGTGAACCGTTTTTGGTAACTCTAAATCCAGATCATGTACCAGAAAATACATTGCTTAAGTGGTCAACTGGCCACCCGGTCCCATCAGTTGCCGCATACAAAGCTTCGGTAGAGCTAGACAATATTCAAGGGAAAAGAAGAATCTGGTTTTCGGGGGCATACCAA from Trifolium pratense cultivar HEN17-A07 linkage group LG1, ARS_RC_1.1, whole genome shotgun sequence includes these protein-coding regions:
- the LOC123902471 gene encoding uncharacterized protein LOC123902471 isoform X2; protein product: MRVAVVGGGISGLVSAYVLVKAGINVVLYEKEDYLGGHAKTVNADGVDLDLGFMVFNRVTYPNMMEFFESLGVEMELSDMSFSVSLDKGRGCEWGSRNGLSGLFSQKRNVLNPYFWQMIREIIKFKDDVISYIDMFENNQDIEHNESLGEFLKSRGYSDLFVKAYLIPICGSIWSCSSEGVLSFSAYSVLSFCRNHYLLQLFGRPQWLTVKWRSQNYVKKVKEELQSNGSQIITNSEVELVSATEKGCVVSCKDGSEEKYDGCILAVHAPDALRLLGVEATYDERRIIGAFQYAYSDIYLHRDKNLMPQNPAAWSAWNFLGSNNDKVCVTYWLNILQNIEEAGEPFLVTLNPDHVPENTLLKWSTGHPVPSVAAYKASVELDNIQGKRRIWFSGAYQGYGFHEDGLKAGMIAAHGILGRCCTLQTNPKHMVPSWKEFGARLFVTRFLSCFITTGSLTLLEEGGTMFTFEGTGKKCSPKSVLRVHNPQFYWKVMTQADLGLADAYINGDFSFVDKNEGLLNFFLVLIANRDVNASNTKLKKTRGWWTPILFTAGLTSAKFFMDHVSRKNTLTQARRNISRHYDLSNELFALFLDETMTYSCAVFKNEDEDLKDAQMRKISLLIEKARIEKKHEILEIGCGWGSLAIEVVKRTGCKYTGITLSKEQLKLAEERVKDAGLQDNIKLLLCDYRQLPKTYKYDRIISCEMIEAVGHEYMEEFFGCCESVLAIDGLLVLQEVAYPL